The Corynebacterium qintianiae genome has a window encoding:
- the pgeF gene encoding peptidoglycan editing factor PgeF, with the protein MAYGTTHDRPVRMVFTTRAGGVSSSPYGSFNLGDHVGDDPEAVRANRRRLAEVTGVAPENFVWMEQLHTNTVTVVDGPRPEPVEATDAVVTTTPGLALCVLVADCVPVLLSDHGAGVAAAVHAGRVGARNGIVRKTVETMVEQGARPGNIQALLGPAAAGESYEVPGGMAADVEKHLPGSRTRTRAGTDGVDIRAGLVRQLMGLGVTHIDADPRDTVTDGDFFSYRRDGQTGRQAGVIWLTGVGSDGTD; encoded by the coding sequence ATGGCTTATGGCACGACACACGACCGCCCCGTCCGCATGGTGTTCACCACCCGTGCAGGCGGGGTGTCCTCATCCCCGTACGGTTCCTTCAACCTCGGCGACCATGTCGGCGACGACCCGGAGGCGGTGCGCGCCAACCGGCGGCGCCTGGCGGAGGTGACTGGTGTTGCGCCCGAAAACTTCGTGTGGATGGAGCAGCTGCACACCAACACCGTCACCGTGGTCGACGGCCCCCGGCCCGAGCCGGTGGAGGCCACCGACGCGGTGGTGACAACCACGCCGGGTCTCGCCCTCTGCGTTCTCGTGGCCGACTGCGTTCCGGTCCTGCTGTCGGATCACGGCGCGGGTGTCGCCGCCGCCGTGCACGCCGGGCGGGTCGGCGCCCGCAACGGTATCGTGCGCAAGACGGTGGAGACGATGGTGGAGCAGGGTGCGCGGCCCGGCAACATCCAGGCCCTCCTCGGGCCCGCAGCGGCAGGGGAGTCGTACGAGGTGCCCGGTGGCATGGCTGCGGACGTCGAAAAGCATCTTCCCGGTTCAAGGACCCGAACGCGCGCCGGTACCGACGGTGTCGACATCCGCGCCGGGCTGGTGCGCCAGCTCATGGGGCTCGGAGTGACCCACATCGACGCGGACCCGCGTGACACGGTCACCGACGGGGACTTCTTTTCCTACCGTCGTGACGGCCAAACGGGAAGGCAGGCCGGTGTGATCTGGTTGACGGGAGTGGGCAGTGACGGCACCGACTAG
- a CDS encoding cell division protein SepF, which produces MSFIGSAKEFFGLGVQDVNEADDAYYYDDERRYAAADTGYGRGDRIDREVAERDTRAYGSTRVHTPAVLTVTPRNYNDAREIGEPFRDGDAVIMDLTDLDAADAKRLVDFAAGLCFALRGKMHNLSRNIDTDRRVFAIAPENAGIAPLELERAAHLR; this is translated from the coding sequence ATGTCTTTCATCGGCAGCGCAAAGGAATTTTTCGGCCTAGGCGTCCAAGACGTCAACGAGGCAGATGACGCCTACTACTACGACGACGAGCGCCGCTACGCCGCAGCGGACACCGGTTACGGCCGGGGTGACAGGATTGACAGGGAGGTTGCGGAGCGCGACACCCGCGCGTACGGCTCCACCCGCGTGCACACCCCGGCAGTGTTGACGGTGACGCCGCGCAACTACAACGACGCCCGCGAGATCGGCGAGCCGTTCCGCGACGGCGACGCCGTGATCATGGACCTGACAGACCTTGACGCGGCCGACGCGAAGCGTCTCGTCGACTTCGCCGCCGGCCTGTGCTTCGCCTTGCGCGGCAAGATGCACAACCTCTCCCGCAACATCGACACCGACCGCCGCGTCTTCGCCATCGCCCCAGAGAACGCTGGCATCGCACCGCTGGAGCTCGAGCGCGCCGCTCACCTGCGTTAG
- a CDS encoding YggS family pyridoxal phosphate-dependent enzyme: MTAPTRKDELKANLERVLGEIRDAERAAGREAGSVRLLPVSKFHTVDDIATLGELGVELVGENREQEARGKAEELAAAGCAVGIAMIGQIQSKKANAVARWAAEVHSVDSVKLAEGLDRGMALALERGVRTAAPLPCLVQVSADGDTARGGIPYAQLDNVAEAIERAEHLQLAGLMVVPPLGSDAAAVFAQARSRADALGEKHGRAMLLSAGMSGDFAEAVACGSDIVRVGTGVFGARPVG, from the coding sequence GTGACGGCACCGACTAGGAAAGACGAGCTGAAAGCCAACCTCGAGCGTGTGCTCGGGGAGATCCGCGACGCCGAGCGCGCTGCCGGGCGCGAAGCAGGCAGCGTGCGCCTGCTTCCGGTGTCGAAGTTCCACACGGTAGATGACATCGCCACCCTCGGTGAGCTTGGCGTGGAGCTAGTGGGGGAGAACCGCGAGCAGGAGGCGCGTGGCAAGGCCGAAGAATTAGCCGCCGCCGGCTGCGCGGTAGGCATCGCGATGATCGGTCAGATTCAGTCGAAGAAGGCGAATGCCGTGGCACGGTGGGCCGCTGAGGTGCATTCGGTGGACTCGGTGAAGCTCGCCGAGGGGCTCGACCGGGGCATGGCGCTCGCGCTCGAACGTGGCGTCCGCACCGCCGCGCCGCTACCGTGCCTGGTTCAGGTATCCGCGGACGGTGACACCGCTCGCGGAGGAATCCCGTACGCGCAGCTGGACAACGTCGCGGAGGCGATCGAGCGCGCCGAACACCTCCAGCTGGCGGGGTTGATGGTCGTCCCGCCGCTCGGGTCCGACGCCGCGGCCGTATTCGCGCAGGCCCGTTCCCGCGCCGACGCCCTCGGCGAGAAACACGGCCGCGCGATGCTCCTGTCTGCGGGTATGTCCGGCGACTTCGCAGAAGCCGTCGCTTGCGGGTCTGACATCGTGCGTGTCGGAACCGGGGTGTTTGGGGCGCGGCCCGTAGGCTAG